TCCGCGTAATATTGCGCTCCTGGCACCTGTTTAGAAGTTGCCACAGCTTAGTACTGAGGATTTGGATTGCCGCTTCATTCTTATTGCAGAGGAAGAAGATATTAAGGTTGTCAACTATGCTCTTGAGGTGCCCAGTTCAATTTTCAGTGGAACATTTCTGGGGCCAGGCTGATGCCCATAAGCTTTTATAGCCACGGCATCTGCCAAAAAGTGTGACACAGGTTGTCAGGTGGCTGGATGGCTCGTCTAGCTCAGTACACCAGAACTCATTTTTGACATCACAAGCAGCGAATGCATTTCCCCTGGATACATCACATAGTATGTCCTCAGTCACTGGCAATGGCTAGTGACTTGTTTTCAATGGTTTGGGGTCCATGGAGATCCTCAGTTTACCTGTTAGTTTTCTCACCAGGACTAGGCAGCTTATCCACTCTGTGCTAGTTTCTATGGGTGTAATGATGCCTCTTCTTTGAAGGCTTGTCAGATCCTTCTTCAGTGACTTCAACAGTGGTAATGAAACTCTGCATTTCAGTAGTATCCTGGGCTGCACGTGGGGATGTATTTCTAACTTCAGCTTGCCCTCTAGGTGTTCATCTCCTTGCATTTCATCCTTACATTCTGTTAGAATGCTGGACAGGGCGCATGGTGACTGGTATCTCTCCTCTCTCACATTAAAGATATTGTAGTGTTGTACTAAGATCAAATCCATGGCTTACCCTGTCCAGCAGTGGGTGGTGCATCTATGCGTCAACTACAATGGAATGGAAGAACCCCTTCTATTGCTGTAGCGAGTGTTGACATAACAGtactacagaggtgcagctacatctgtagtgtttctagtgtagacacagcctctaTGTTCCAGTTAATCTGCCTGGAATGGAAGCAATCACTGATCTACTGCTGTAGCTGCAAGTATGGCAGTTGAATGGCTGTCAACCTTTTTGCTGTTCTGACTACCTGCATGCCGCATGTTTCCTCTCTTTCTTGGTGCTGCTTTGTAGGCCTGTTAATCACACACTCTTCCTTATTGTCTCTTTCTAGACTGACCATTGACACCATGTTTCATGTACCGTGTACAGGGCAATAAGATGAGAAGACTCCATGATCCTAAAACTAAATTTCTCTTTTTGTTTACCTCACACAGGTGATGAAAtggttaatgtgggcctgagagaTCATTACACGCAGGTGATGGCACTTGGAGAGCAGGCCAGGACCAGTTAAAGATGACCTCTCAGCTGGTGGAGGATGTGGGTGGTTTTTATAAAGAGAGGAAGCCCAGAGTAGAAAAGGGCTTTagggagaaagagaaaggggaagaaacCTGTAGTCTGGGAAGTAGAGCATGGAGGAAGTTCAGGAGGGAGTTGGATGGAAGAGGGAGCAGGGGTGATGGGGAATCTTGAAGTGGGCCTGAGAGAAGGCCACCCCCCAGGCAGAAAGCCTTAGGAGGGACTGGAGTTGAGGAGCCAAACAGGGCAAGACTTAAGGAGGATAGTCCCTGAAAGTCAGCACTTTGCAGAAGAATAGAAAGCTGCAGTTGGAAAGGGAGCAGACACAGGATGGTTTAAAAGTTCAAGGCAGGAAAAGGGCCTGACGCTGCTTTCCCTGAAATTTGTGGTTTGCTTTTGAGTTGGGTTAACAAACTCCAGGGAGAAGCCCTCAGGCTGCTAGTCTGATAGAAGAGAAGAGTGGAAGAGGagtctgggaggggaggaagatggCAGATCGATTACCAGTATTGTGTAGGGCATTGTCCATGTAGCACACAGAAACCCTGACAGGAGAGAGACTCTAAAGAGACCTGGCAGGAAGGCCAAGTCATGAGAAAAGAGGCTACCCCAAGGCTGTAGCAGCTGTCAGCAAGGAATGCTAGATGATGAGCTGCTACACAACACCCAGCCACTAGGGTGAACCTGCGATGAGTGCAACTTTTACACAATGCTGTAACTGCAGTGCCatttccagccatgtgcacacagactggctTCCCAGTGCCtgctccaaactcttccctcccagTTCCATGCAGATTGCTACAAGCCCTAATTTATGGACAGGAGGCTGCTTTCTTGTTTCTCACCCCATATATGAGGAACGCTTAGTACCTTGTAGATTAGAGCTTCTTTCTTTTGATCATTTCTCAGGGGACATAAATTATCTAAACACTGGTCTAGGTAGATTATATTGGTTTATTACAGAAACAAGGTTTTAAGACTAACCATTTATGGTTAGGAACCAAGGGAgtataaaactgaaaaatgaaactgaGTAGAATTGCCAAAACATCAATATGTATTAGTAATACTCACTTGTCTACTTAAGAATGATTAGAAGAAGATGTATGTTATGGCCCCAAGGAGTGCATCTGTATTCAGAACAGCACTTAAACACATCTGCTTGAGTCCCATTGCAATCAGTGGGACATAAATGCATGGCCAAGTGCTGTCTGGAACAGGGATCAATATGCTGTCTATCACCATGTGACCACTAGCCGTATGTTATACACTTGCTGCTTCTGTCTTACGTGAATGCAGACAGGTATGTCTTCAACTTCTGTTCCGCTTATTTCCCTGCCACTACTGAAAATGGCAAAATATGTAGTGATTTATTGAATCTTTGACTTGATAGCTGTATAGATGCATTGCAATTGCACAAATTAAAAGGTCAAAAGCAAAATACATCTATAATACTTCACCAAAGAAAAGCCATAAAATTACAGTCGCGAGAGCGCTGCAGAAAGAGAGTTATTTTCCCCAGTTGCCCTTTTGGAAGACAATTGGTTAATTACAATTTAAATTTTTCTGACAAGTCAACAAAATTTTCTAATTTTGTGTTAAACGCTAAACAACTGGCAGGAAATCGCTACATGAAATTTGGAAGATCCCATATTCCTGTTCACAGTAATCTCTCAGCTGGTGGCAAACACCTGGACTTAGTTAAATTATAACAaactaaatgatttttaaaagtgctaatGCAACCGTGACACTTCCTCGGGGTACCCACGATTGTGAGGCACttcaccaccacctgcccttagtgtgaaGAAGTCATGTCTgggcctgctgtggatcagctccctgaaaccaacagcctcttacaacacaagcactgccctcCAGCCCTTGTTTTCTCTGCACAAGTAGTGATGGACACACATCAACCTTCGAGTCCTCAGAGCGTTCCCTGCAGCGTCCGGCCCCTGATCCACTGaccactcacagaattaccaagCCTGCCGTTCCCAAAGAAACATTAAACACTAGCTTGTAAAATTCAACTCAGGATCATCACTTTACTTAACACCCCAGCACtcagatatgtttatagtgaaaacaagaatacatttattatcaaagattagAGATTCAAGTAAAAGTGAGCAAGAATATTAGAatcaaatggttacatataaagcAAAATAACGCTCTTTCTATAGACTAGCTAGACTTAACTAACAGGTTGACCTCCTGCTAAAGAAGcttatctcacccaaagttctctccaGCCTGGCtgagatcccattttcatgaagTAAATCCGCTGTCCATTTCCTTCCTAGCTGATGGATGCCTGGGTGTTGTCTTTGCCCCCCAAATATAGTAGAAAAAGCCTTTGAGGTGCACTTCAAGATAAggttctccctccctgctgttttCTTCCTATTAGTTCCTTTCTGAAGTTCTCACAATCCTTTTATTTGCATTCCATTCAGACTGGTGATAGGAGACCCATTGTGAATGAGACAATGCTCAATGTACACGTAAATATGTAGGTGGCTGAACATCTCTTGTTTGACAAAAAACCTGTTTTTTACCTTTGCTGGTGACCAACCCCCAGACACAGACTTTAAGAACATATGTTCAGTATAGATACACTACTCCTTACATAGTATccttacatacatttcacaacaatattGATGAAGAGTGCAACACGGACTCTTATTTCTGACCTCACATGACACTCTTTTGATGAATGAGAATCAGGAGGACCCTGGAGCCCTCTGCACCCCATTGCCTGCTGGTAttaagaggttcttgggtcacagcAACATTTGTGTTAATTATCAATGCATGTGTCAGGAAGTACAAAGTTCCCACAGCATCCCTAATTCACACCCTGTCTGTAGGAGTTTGTATCAGTGTACAGTGTTAACTTTATATTCAAGTACTAAGAGGTCAGACTCTGTTTTCCagctctcccttctccctccttctccctcagtGCATAGTGCCTTCCTCCATGGTAGTCCTACTCACTTCAGCAGAATACCTTATGAAGTAAGCACAACTCTCTCTGAGTACAGGTGGCTGAAGGGCAATAGCAATAACCAAGAACAATGAGCCTGATCCTTCACCATTACATAGCTTCAACTCTGGGCCAGGTTCTCCACTGCAAGTGTTTGGTCAATGTTTGTGTCAATACCCATTCAGTTCAGGATCACTACTGATTATCAAAGCTTTGGTTCAAGGTGATTCCTAGTGAGCTGGGACTTAGCAGAGGTGCCCTTCCTTAGGTGTTGAGAGAGTGGGGCATTCTTTAAGTAGGAACCAGAAGCAACCTTGTGAGGGAGAGAAACAACAGACAATGTAGGACATGTTCATCAAAAGAATGTCACatgagtcctgccatgagtataGTGTGCATTTTCACCCGCAACTATGGAGTCACTGGCAAGATACAgtggaaggaaaagagaaaaatgaagaaaataaacatttccaTTGTATTTTCCATATCATGGTTCCATGGTCCAGAATCTCATCCATGTTAATTAGAAATTTTcttaaggggaagagactctacCATAGAAGAGAATGCATTTGGTTTTTTGGTGTCTAATAAAGAAGAGGAAAGGGTGATCAGCCACAAACTGTACAGGTATTCTTACTGAGGTTATACCTACGCTAATTGCAGTTGCAGCTGCTGCCTCAGTGCCCTCTTCATTGACCTCTATATAAGCTTTATGGATAGCTTCACTGACAGACAGGCCATCTGTTTTTACCATTCCAGATAAATCTGATACTCCTGAGTGAAACACATCGGTCAATCCTAAAGCTTCTAAATGTTTCTTAAGTTGAGCGCTTGTCTCGATTTTGAACCGAGGAAGAGACACCTCCACTTTATCTTCTTTCAAATGGTCGGGGCTAATCCAAGTTGTTAATTTCTCATAAGTAAGTTCCTTTTCCAGCTACAGGTATAAAGATACATGGGAATCAGAATCTTGTGGTTATGCATCAAAATCAACAAGACATGCAACTGTGTGAGAAATtggaaaaaatgatttttcattcaCACTGTGGTAGCCACATCAGGCATGATTCTTACAATACTACTGGGGTCAGTAGCATGACGTACACTAACAGTATgtctacaaaggaaaaaaaaccccacagctggcccatctcagctgactcGGCTATATGGCTGAAAAATTGCTCTGTGGACTTTTGGACGCAGGCTGGAGCCCaacctctgggaccctccaccctcACAGAGTCCTAGAACTCAGGCTCCAGCTTAAGCCTGAAGGTGTACACCACAATTTTTAGCCCCTCAGCTGCAGGGCTTTTATCTCCATGTAGCTGTACCCTAAAGATTTCCAAATAAGTGTTTGTCCAGTGTTGATTATAgaatcttgttttcttttttttaatgtaaatataaTGACCACAATGCTGGGTCAACAGTGGGAGTCAATCGTGAAACTTTTAACTTCAGTGCTCAGACCTCTACCATTAAAGCtaaaggacttgatcctgcaccagtgaagtcaatgggtgttttgcaaTTAAATTGTATGGGAGAAGGGTTAGGAGATGGATCAGATGTTAAGTCTGGCAGCAATATGTGGCAGACAGCCTCTGTGGATCTGCCGATGCGTTATCTATATTGTTTGCATTTATTATTCATTCACTTTTAGACGAGTCTGTGTGGGTATTAATTGTTTAGAAAGGTTGATAATACAAAAATGTAGCAATTAGCTATTAATTACATTGTCACTGTGCCCCATTTGGAGAATAAAAAGGCTGGCTCATTGTTTGTTTCCTGAAAATTCAATAGACACAGGAACAACATAAGCAGCCTGCCTTCAGATTTACTATTCAACATGCTGCATACTCTGCAACAAGGAGGAGGAAAGGTAATTTTCTTCTATACTGCCTGTCCAGGTGGTCAGAGATATATTGCCATGTTCATATTCTGGTTATAAGGTTATCATCTCATCATAGGTAAGTTTACCTGTGTTAGACCCGTGTAGTCTTTTGGCAGCAGTACATACATACTCAGGTCATCACCCTTGTACGGGAGTTCAAGCACCTGACAATCATGCTCCTCTATTGTAGCTATTTTATACTCGCCCATTTTGTGCATCATCTGCACAGGTTTGCTTGTAGTCTGAAAGCAATGACAATTAGTAACAAATGAAATTCATACAATATATCCTCCTGTATTTACATATTTTTCCTTGTATTATATCTTCACTTGGACCCAAATGCTGCAGTGATTGTTTAGGGCCAGATTAGCACCTTCTAAAGAAAGGTGTATATAGTCCCCTTGAATCTCTTCAAGCATCTCACAACAGGTTCATCTCTATCTTGGACTCAAGGGAAAGGGGTCAGTGAGgcatcgggggaggggggactagGAAACTCCATAAAGCCCATCCCCATGGTCCAGGATTCCACCATGTtgcttctcccctgcccctttaAAGCTAAGATACCATTTATCATCTCCCTGTGTCTGCACTCAGGTGCACCCACCCCACGACGAATAGAAGGTTTAGAAGAACAGTTAATGCTGTTGTTGGACGAACACTTTCAGTAGTTGCCACTGACAGTGTGTGCCTCACAGTTAGGTTGTTGAGCTTGAGAACCATGCTAAGGACATTAAAACTACAGGCTTTCCATcttctgtttaatttaaatttcaaTATAATAGCATGTTCTTAGGTCACGTTGACCCAGAAATTTACAAAACCTAAAAGCAACAGACATCCACAAAACAATTTCATGGAAACAAATTCCACTAGGAACAATTTTCCTTTAGCTAAACAAATGTTTCCCTCGCAACATTGCCAACCTATTTTTGCTACATTGTGCTAATGTGTGACCAACAGAAGGTGAAATGGAACTGAAGCAATACGAAGCTGGCTACTCTACATTCATTGCCCACCCAacatggggggatgggggtggggggagtagcACTGGGACAATGTGCAGAATGTCacctaaaaaaacccactttcagTATTCAACCTTAATGAGGAGAGAGCTCAATCTGGTGACAGAATGTGGAAACCGAACACAGACTAAATGGATCGCTTGGTAGCCGTCATTGTAAATGTGGCAGCAGAACAGCTCATTGTAGGTCTGAATACAATGGAAACCAGTTAAGGGTCTATGAAGAAGATAATTAGAGGCCAGACTGTGGACTGCTCCAAATTAGGAGTGTAGTGGGGGAAGGTACAAGAAGCACCCTTATGCTATGCCTCTGCTCAGGGGCCAGTCCGTCTTTGCTCACATGAGTGCAAATCTTTACAAGGATAGTAAACCTAACTGCACCCGCAACCccaaaggggaaggggaaaaagcagGGCTTTGTCCTGAGCACTTCCACTCCTGAATGAAGAGCTGACAGGCCACAGCTTCTTATACACTGACTTCCCCTGTGCTCCAAGTGGCTTTGTGAGGCATTGTACATGTGTCAGGCATGATGCACTCTTCTAGCAGAAGCTTTGGGAAACAGCTCCCTCTCCACCCACAGAGCTGGTCTACAGGCAGAGGGCCATATCCCATGGTAGCTCCCCATTTTCTGCCAAGCATGTAAAACAATAGAAGCAATGATGTGATATGTGTTTTTCTATACTCTACCTTATTAATCTGAAAAGCTCTTTCCTTGGTGTTTTTTCCGTTAAATTCCACTTCCCATTGCCCTTTGAAGTAGACAGCATTCACGAGGACTAACTTAGTACCAGAAAAAATAGTGCCTGGGGCAAGGAGGTCCTTGATTTTACCTTAAAAAAATGGAggcaaattatttcattttggcAGTTCAGTAACTCTAGTTCCATTCATCTGTTGTAATAACATTGATGTACAGTGCATCTATGTTCCTGCGTGTAATAATATACACATGACACTGGACACACATGAAAGATATTAGACTGACAGGCCTAAGAGGCTGAAGTCTTCTATCTATTCACAGAACAAGTGCAACACAAGCAGCATCTTTGTCGCTTCCCCACACTGATGTGCTTCAAGTGAATAATGGAGAATAGATGCCATCTCCTAAAATGGccattttattctttttctgCCGACTAGTCTTGGATCCAAGTCAATTTTAAGTAGTGTGCTGTCATCTACCTTATATGTagatttcaaagtagcagccgtgttagtctgtattctcaaaaagaaaaggagtacttgtggcaccttagagactaacctatttatttgagcataagctttcgtgagctacagctgaatgcgtccgatgaagtgagctgtagctcacgaaagcttatgctcaaataaatttgttagtgtctaaggtgccacaagtcctccttttctttttgcttctctgTGGAGGAGCTCATAAATCAAGGTACTTTTTGAGGGTTCCCTCTCCTTGCTCCAATACCTCTTGCAACTGACTGAATAATTCCTTAAACTCCATGCAGTCAACCACACTGGTGGTCTCATCCAGCGCTCACTGAAGTTGTCAGAagaattcctattgatttcaatgggtgttgTACTAGGTCCAGAGTCTGCTGGCTACTCTGTTCTCCtcaaatatgttttctctgtgggAATTAATGATCCATCTTCAGGTCACTCAGGTGGTCAAATTGCTGAGAGCTGCCACTGcatactgggcatgctccaattATGATAAAATAGTTTTCTCCTCCAGGTTTTTAAGCACCTTGTACACTTTACCtcattgtttttttattaaatatcaaGAAATAGCAGCCAATGGCTGACTTGTCCTTACCCTTTGTAAAGGTTTCAACCCACAAATTTATCTGCTGCCTGGTTTCCTCTGCAGCATTCAGAAAATCAGCTGGTTTCAATTCAGCTTGGTATAACTTTTGGATGCAGGACAGGTATTGCTGTACAATAAGAGAGAAGATCAGAAGAATATATCAGAAAACAGGTCTCTTTTTAGGCTGTCTCCTGAATAGGATAAAATGTTGCTGTTTTTTAGTTCTGCAACACTGCaagaaatatacaaaatattcaaaagtgtGTTTGTACATGCTAGAGACAGTGTGGGGACGAGCAGAAGGAACTGGACCAGATGGGTAGAGTGTAGATACAGGGCCACATGGGTTTGGACAGTTTACATAAGAGTCAAACACTGAACCTTTTTGAAGTTCCGCCAGCTGATTGAGTCTGTGACAGAGTCATTGTATGACCTTGAGAGAGTCATTTaatctttgtgtctcagttccccaactgTGAAATAAGGATAGTGATACTGCTTTTCTCCTACCCCTgtgtctgtcctgtctatttatattgtaagttgtggggaagggactgtcttttactatgtttCTACAGCATTCTAGCAGAACAGGGCCCTGACCCTGGTCGGGGCcggtggtgagctggagccggttcgcaccggttcactagaaccggttgataaatttagaagcccttttagaaccggttgttccacgacgggcaaccagttctaaaagggcttctaaatttaaccagccaaaagtggcgccttaggctccagccctggagcacccaaagggaaaatttggtgggtgcagagcacccaccggcagctccccgccccacccccggcccctgctcacctccgctccgcctccatctcctcccctgaacgtgccgccctgctctgcttctccgcccccccaggcttcccgcgaatcagctgttcgcgcgggaagcctgggtgggctgagaagcaagcggcggcttcccgctcaggcccagggaggtggaggtgagctcgggcggggagagaggggggcatgaggagggccgcccgtgccGCAACaggtaaccggggggggggggtgctcaggggaaccgctccccgccccagctcacctccgccactctcagcctgagtgggaagccgcaaCCTGCTTCTttgccctccctggcttcccgcggaaccgctgatttgcgggaagtcagtgggggtgggggtgcagagaagcagagcggggcggtgggttcaggggaggaggcggagtggaggtgagctggggccgggggtggggcggggagctgccggtgggtgctctgcacccaccaatttttccccgtgggtgctctagccctgaagcacccagggagtcagcgcctagggcaccacttttgatgtgatcagtggggggagcggccgcgcCCCCTACTCCCCTCCTAGCTATGCTCCCCTGAAccgaggagccagagggacctatcggatgcttcctgggagctgccccaggaaagcaccgccaggactccgcacctcgccccctggcaggtgcctctggctcttaggggtgaggtgggcacccactacggtggcccatgagaccctcctgcccggttctgggggcagtcaggggtcaggggaggggggtggatggggcagggatcctggggggggggggcgtcaaggaacgcagggggggttggatggggcaggagtcccggaggttgggggtgggcaacgaccccctcgtggggtgaggagggaacctgttgttaagattttggcagctcgtCACTGGTTGGGGCCCCTATGTTATACTACTCATCACAAATAATAATGACTTCTCCCCGGACTTCTCACTACTGCTGTGGTGAGGCTGGTGTTTGCTTTTCCATGTGATCTTGTTATGTAAGGCTGATTTACTCTCTGTTTTTTAGATGCAATAAACACATATAGCCCCCTGGCAACCTAGCCACTTTAGCAGGCATTTAGAGAACATCAGGTTCTGGTTACACAATGGAAGGTGGACCTAGGTCGCTCTTGAATAACCAGAATATCTGGTTGTCACAGGTCCTCTCGTGGTCCTTAAATGGCTGC
Above is a window of Caretta caretta isolate rCarCar2 chromosome 2, rCarCar1.hap1, whole genome shotgun sequence DNA encoding:
- the LOC142070770 gene encoding serpin B3-like: MNSISEATTKFCLDFFKVLNKDFPSDNIIYSPLSISAALGMVLLGARGNTATQIETVLHFREFAENENPGTRSSFEATRSDDNSESSHRQPLPPQQPVPDDQCDISGGIHSQFNDIFSAINKPTTSYELANANRLYGEKTFNFLQQYLSCIQKLYQAELKPADFLNAAEETRQQINLWVETFTKGKIKDLLAPGTIFSGTKLVLVNAVYFKGQWEVEFNGKNTKERAFQINKTTSKPVQMMHKMGEYKIATIEEHDCQVLELPYKGDDLSMYVLLPKDYTGLTQLEKELTYEKLTTWISPDHLKEDKVEVSLPRFKIETSAQLKKHLEALGLTDVFHSGVSDLSGMVKTDGLSVSEAIHKAYIEVNEEGTEAAAATAISVGITSVRIPVQFVADHPFLFFIRHQKTKCILFYGRVSSP